The sequence accgataaactcaatatatttattactcttactGTACAGCAAGTTTAACCTAGAATTTGACAtataaaacgtttgaattagaagtcctactgttcacaaagtttttagttaattgaaagacctttctaacggtataaagatcatcaaaatcggagctataatctaggagttatgcatgttttctcaaaacagtttctttaaaatcctggatcacgccgatttctgaatacagcctaaaaataaatgttttaaaaatagttacaccctgatctagacaatactttcttcataaaaaatgtagctattttcctaagctttaaaacgagataaagatcttttaaaatggatcgaaattgagagagatattgaatttttactgaagacactttttctgaaacgaaacttaaaacgaaataccataaccgagtaaagatcctaacttttgactggtaagaactccgaactagggaaaggtttcttcaaagaaaatatggattattgaattatctttctaacagtacaagaatcgcttgaaaataatagatatcgagagagatatgacACTTTTACTAGGCAATATcgaaaagaaattttaaaaagctGTAAATCGACAGTcagtgtaaaacatgaattttttgacatcgaaatattcagaattaggaaagagtttcttcatagaaaatatagatcattaaattatctttaaaacggtacctagatcactgaaaacggacctatggggagagagatatgatagttttatgaaagcctatttctctgaaaacgaaaataaaaacaagtacgaattttacctgaagatttcgaagacacggaacgatgatcggttgattgctaaccccgaagctcttaagattaaaacaattgatttggttcaatagagagaataaaaaaagaaattgagagatggtgagaataagggaatacgatactatctggctgctagggttatagagtatatacgtatataacatatcgtataataggtttaaatttaaaaataaatatctaactaaTCGTATAAAATTATGccgatttaaatttaaattttaaattttaaactaactaactaatctaatgcttcactatttatttatctcactatttaatatatatatatatatatatatatcattttttttctaatcacacacgcacaacaacaacaataataataataataataataataataatgataataataataataataaaaataaactggatattacattctaccctccttaaaggaaatttcgtcctcgaaattagaCTTACCAAAAAGTTCGAGTCTTGTTCTTTCATGTCTCCCTCCATTTCCCACGTTGCCTCCCTTTCTGAACGGTTGCTCCACAGAACTTTTACTAGAGGAATACTTTTGGACCTTAACTCCTTCGTTCCTCTCTCTATAATGCGAATCGGTCGCACTTCATAACTCAAGTCCCGCTTTAGCTCCATTCTTTCATAGTTCAGCACGTGTGATGGATCCGACACGTATTTTCGTAGCATAGAAATATGGAACACATTATGCGTCTCAGCTAATACTGGTGGCAATGCCGCCGATAAGCTACTGTCCCACTCGTCCAATATCTCAAAAGGACCTATAAATCTTGGACTTAGCTTTCCTCGCTTTCCAAAACGCATAACCCCTTTCATAGGTGACACTCGAAGGAACACTTTATCACCCACTGCAAATTCCACATTCCGTCTCTTTGCGTCGGCATAACTTTTCTGGCGGCTTTGTGCAGTTACCATTCTATTTCGAATCTTTTCTACCGCTTCGGTGGCCTCTCTTACTAGGTACGGGCCTAAGTATCGCTTTTCGCCAACCTCATCCCGGTAGTGGTGATCGACACTTCCTCCCATACAAcatttcatagggtgccatccctattgtagattgatagctattgttgtacgagaactccattAGTGGCAAATAGTTGCTCCAGTTACTTGGGAAATCCAACGCACAAgctcgtagcatgtcttctagtaTTTGAATAGTTCGTTCGATTGTCCATCGGTTTGAGGGTGGAATGCGTACTCAACTTCGGTTTTGTGCCCAAAGCACTTTGCACACTTTCCCAAAACTTAGAAGTAAAACCGAACCTCTATCGGATACAATGGTCTTTGGGACTCCGTGTAGccttacaatttcttttacatacGGTTCGGCATATTGCTCGCGTTGTAATTAGTGCGCAC is a genomic window of Cannabis sativa cultivar Pink pepper isolate KNU-18-1 chromosome 9, ASM2916894v1, whole genome shotgun sequence containing:
- the LOC133031520 gene encoding uncharacterized protein LOC133031520 — protein: MVTAQSRQKSYADAKRRNVEFAVGDKVFLRVSPMKGVMRFGKRGKLSPRFIGPFEILDEWDSSLSAALPPVLAETHNVFHISMLRKYVSDPSHVLNYERMELKRDLSYEKGRQRGKWRET